The proteins below are encoded in one region of Cetobacterium sp. ZOR0034:
- a CDS encoding amino acid ABC transporter permease, translating into MGDYLAVLKTIFIDGYRYQYVLQGLTFSVGVTAFSAIFGVILGVFIALLRLSKFKIIAICYIDLIRGTPAVVQLLILANIVFAGFRDIPIFLVAGIAFGINSSAYVAEIIRAGIEGLDKGQMEASRALGMSYPIAMKEVIIPQAIRKILPALVSEFITLLKETSIVGFIGGVDLLRSANIITSQTYRGVEPLLLVGFIYLILVGIFTKIMRGVEKGLNKA; encoded by the coding sequence ATGGGAGATTACTTAGCTGTACTTAAAACAATTTTTATCGATGGTTACAGATACCAGTATGTTCTACAAGGTTTAACATTCTCTGTTGGTGTAACTGCCTTTTCAGCCATTTTTGGTGTTATTCTAGGAGTTTTTATCGCACTTTTAAGATTATCAAAATTTAAAATAATCGCAATTTGTTATATTGATTTAATTAGAGGAACTCCTGCAGTTGTTCAACTTCTAATTCTTGCTAATATTGTTTTTGCTGGTTTCCGTGATATACCAATTTTCTTAGTAGCTGGTATTGCATTTGGAATAAACTCTAGTGCTTATGTTGCTGAAATTATCAGAGCTGGTATTGAAGGACTTGATAAAGGCCAAATGGAAGCGTCTCGTGCTTTAGGAATGAGCTATCCTATCGCTATGAAGGAGGTTATTATTCCTCAAGCTATCAGAAAAATTTTACCTGCATTAGTTAGTGAATTTATAACACTTTTAAAAGAAACTTCTATTGTTGGTTTCATTGGTGGAGTTGATCTTTTAAGATCTGCAAACATTATAACTTCTCAAACTTACAGAGGAGTAGAACCACTACTACTAGTTGGATTTATATACCTTATTTTAGTTGGAATATTTACAAAAATTATGAGAGGCGTTGAAAAGGGGTTGAATAAAGCATGA
- a CDS encoding amino acid ABC transporter ATP-binding protein: MIKVDDLFKSFGDLEVLKGVSVHINKGEVVAVIGPSGSGKSTFLRCLNRLEEPTLGHIYISGEDIMHPSTNINAMRAKVGMVFQHFNLFPHKTVLENLTLAPLKVKGMRKEDVEEKALLLLKKVGLKDKALAYPEQLSGGQKQRIAIARALCMDPEVILFDEPTSALDPEMIREVLDVMRDLAKDGMTMVVVTHEMGFARKVADRVLFMDGGSILEDTTPEELFEGVNHSRAKEFIEKVLNH; the protein is encoded by the coding sequence ATGATAAAAGTGGATGATCTATTTAAAAGTTTTGGCGATTTAGAAGTTTTAAAAGGAGTTTCAGTTCATATCAATAAAGGTGAGGTTGTTGCAGTTATCGGTCCATCTGGAAGTGGAAAATCAACGTTTTTAAGATGTCTTAATCGTTTAGAAGAGCCTACTCTTGGCCACATATATATAAGTGGAGAGGATATTATGCATCCAAGCACTAATATCAATGCTATGAGAGCTAAGGTTGGAATGGTGTTTCAGCATTTCAATCTATTTCCACATAAAACAGTTTTAGAAAATCTTACTCTTGCACCTTTAAAAGTAAAAGGAATGAGAAAAGAGGATGTCGAAGAAAAAGCTCTTCTTCTTCTAAAAAAAGTTGGATTAAAAGATAAAGCTTTAGCTTATCCAGAGCAACTTTCTGGAGGACAAAAACAAAGAATAGCTATTGCACGAGCTCTTTGTATGGATCCTGAAGTTATTCTTTTCGATGAACCTACTTCGGCTTTAGACCCTGAAATGATTCGTGAAGTTCTTGATGTTATGAGAGATTTAGCTAAGGATGGAATGACTATGGTTGTTGTTACTCACGAAATGGGGTTTGCTAGAAAAGTAGCAGACAGAGTTTTATTTATGGATGGAGGTTCAATTTTAGAGGATACAACTCCTGAAGAACTCTTCGAAGGAGTAAATCATTCAAGAGCAAAAGAGTTTATAGAAAAAGTTTTAAACCATTAA
- a CDS encoding basic amino acid ABC transporter substrate-binding protein — protein MKKISKKLVLFLMLVMSSFSFAKGKLYVGTNAEFPPFEYLDKGEVVGFDIDLVKAIGEKIGMDIVIKDMSFDGLIPALEMNKIDIVIAGMTANEERKKTVNFSEPYYTANQVIILNESNEDIKTFDDLNGKLVGVVLGFTGDVVVSEMKEVKSKKYNASYAAIMELQSKKIDAIVLDSETALNYVKHNKALKLAQTAGEAEEYAIAISKKNVDLLEKINKALEEIKADGTYDSLLKKHM, from the coding sequence ATGAAAAAGATTTCAAAAAAGTTGGTTTTATTTTTAATGTTAGTTATGAGTTCTTTCAGTTTTGCTAAGGGGAAGCTTTATGTTGGAACAAATGCTGAGTTTCCACCTTTTGAATACCTTGATAAAGGAGAGGTTGTTGGATTTGATATCGATCTTGTTAAAGCCATTGGAGAAAAAATTGGAATGGATATTGTTATCAAAGACATGTCTTTTGACGGACTTATTCCGGCTTTAGAGATGAACAAAATTGATATTGTTATTGCAGGAATGACTGCAAATGAAGAAAGAAAGAAAACTGTTAATTTCTCAGAGCCATACTATACAGCAAACCAAGTTATAATTCTAAATGAATCTAACGAAGATATTAAAACTTTTGATGACTTAAATGGAAAATTAGTTGGAGTAGTTCTTGGATTCACTGGAGATGTTGTTGTAAGTGAGATGAAAGAGGTTAAGAGTAAAAAATATAATGCATCTTACGCTGCTATAATGGAGCTACAAAGTAAAAAAATTGATGCTATAGTTTTAGATTCAGAAACAGCTTTAAACTATGTGAAGCACAATAAAGCTCTAAAGCTAGCTCAAACTGCTGGTGAAGCAGAGGAATATGCAATCGCTATATCAAAGAAAAATGTTGATCTTTTAGAAAAAATAAACAAAGCTTTAGAAGAGATTAAAGCCGATGGAACTTATGATTCACTATTAAAAAAACATATGTAA
- a CDS encoding carbonic anhydrase — protein MQNYNDLLRENLEWVEKKLDLDKDYFNNLSKGQNPPFLYIGCSDSRMPIDTFTQSEPGSFFIHRNIANQVFSNDMNFLATLEYAVEQLEVEHIIVSGHYECGGIKTAHDKCRHSSIISSWLMPIKKIEVEHKEELESLENEQDRLDRLTELNVLEQLKHIFELSVIRNRIETGKYPKIHGWILDIRNGKIKEMEIPFEDWKIKGIIPKEYEI, from the coding sequence ATGCAAAACTATAACGATTTATTAAGAGAGAATTTAGAATGGGTTGAAAAAAAACTAGATTTAGATAAGGATTATTTTAATAATCTTTCAAAAGGGCAAAATCCCCCATTTTTATATATAGGATGTTCAGATAGCAGAATGCCGATAGATACATTCACACAGAGTGAGCCTGGGAGTTTCTTTATTCATAGAAATATAGCGAATCAAGTTTTTTCAAATGATATGAATTTTTTAGCGACATTAGAATACGCAGTAGAACAGTTAGAAGTTGAACATATAATTGTTTCGGGTCATTATGAATGTGGAGGAATAAAAACAGCTCATGATAAATGTAGACACTCTTCTATAATTTCAAGTTGGTTAATGCCAATAAAAAAGATAGAGGTTGAACATAAAGAGGAGTTAGAAAGTCTTGAGAATGAGCAAGATAGATTAGATAGACTTACAGAGTTAAATGTATTAGAGCAATTAAAGCATATATTTGAACTTTCAGTGATAAGAAATAGAATTGAAACAGGGAAATATCCAAAAATTCATGGGTGGATCTTAGATATTAGAAATGGAAAGATAAAAGAGATGGAGATTCCTTTTGAAGATTGGAAAATAAAAGGCATTATTCCGAAAGAGTATGAAATTTAG
- a CDS encoding bifunctional 2-keto-4-hydroxyglutarate aldolase/2-keto-3-deoxy-6-phosphogluconate aldolase, translated as MLKKHEIIDRIISTGVVAVVRAENLDEAKRISNACIAGGVNAIEVTYTVPGATEVIRELSKEFPGDNFIIGAGTVLDSETARLAILAGAKYIVSPGFDVETAKLCNRYAIPYMPGCMTITEMLKAMELGCDIIKLFPGSAFGPDFIKAVKAPLPQANIMPTGGVSIDNVDQWIKNGVVAVGVGGKLATGPSDEITAAAKAFVEKVKKVREEI; from the coding sequence ATGTTAAAAAAACACGAAATTATAGATAGAATTATTAGTACTGGAGTAGTTGCTGTTGTTAGAGCTGAAAATCTAGATGAAGCCAAGCGTATTTCTAACGCTTGTATCGCTGGTGGAGTTAATGCAATAGAAGTTACTTACACTGTTCCTGGAGCAACTGAAGTTATCAGAGAACTTTCTAAAGAGTTCCCTGGAGATAACTTTATTATAGGAGCTGGAACTGTACTTGATAGCGAAACTGCTAGACTTGCTATATTAGCTGGAGCAAAATATATTGTTTCTCCAGGATTTGATGTAGAAACTGCTAAACTTTGTAACAGATACGCTATCCCTTATATGCCTGGATGCATGACTATAACTGAAATGCTTAAAGCTATGGAGTTAGGTTGTGACATTATAAAACTTTTCCCTGGAAGTGCCTTTGGACCAGACTTTATAAAAGCTGTAAAGGCACCTCTACCTCAAGCAAACATAATGCCTACAGGTGGAGTGTCAATAGACAATGTTGACCAATGGATAAAAAATGGAGTAGTTGCTGTTGGTGTTGGTGGTAAATTAGCTACTGGACCAAGTGACGAGATCACTGCTGCTGCTAAAGCTTTCGTTGAGAAAGTTAAAAAGGTTAGAGAGGAGATCTAA
- a CDS encoding sugar kinase — MSKIVTLGEIMLRLSTENNNRFVQSNTFRADYGGGEANVAVSLANFGIESEYVTKLPNNPLSDSIFRYLKANNVATENIVLGGERLGTYYLEVGTSVRASSVIYDRKYSSFSTLDYTELQIENILKDCKILHLSGITPALSDSCKELMDKIMIKAKEMGVLISFDFNYRGKLWTLDEAAPVLTSYLPYVDICFAGVLDAKNIMKLGDHLDLTEYYREITKNFPNIKFLLSTKRETHSVNENSLTGFVFKDGELVSSPRYTFQIVDRVGGGDAFAAGALFGIYNNLSPKEIVDFATAASVYKHTVRGDANLVSKDEIYNIINNGISTVSR, encoded by the coding sequence ATGAGTAAAATAGTAACTCTTGGAGAGATAATGTTACGTCTTTCTACAGAAAACAACAATAGATTTGTACAAAGTAATACTTTCAGAGCCGATTATGGTGGGGGAGAAGCTAACGTTGCTGTTTCATTAGCTAACTTTGGAATTGAATCTGAGTATGTTACTAAGTTGCCAAACAATCCACTTTCTGATTCAATATTCAGATATTTAAAAGCTAACAATGTAGCTACTGAAAATATAGTCTTAGGTGGAGAAAGACTTGGAACTTACTACCTAGAGGTTGGAACAAGTGTAAGAGCTTCATCTGTAATCTATGATAGAAAATACTCATCATTCTCTACTTTAGATTATACTGAACTTCAAATTGAAAATATTTTAAAAGATTGTAAGATTTTACATCTTTCAGGAATCACTCCTGCTCTTTCAGATAGTTGTAAAGAGTTAATGGATAAAATCATGATAAAAGCAAAAGAGATGGGAGTTTTAATCAGTTTTGATTTCAACTACAGAGGAAAGCTTTGGACTTTAGATGAAGCTGCTCCGGTTTTAACTAGCTACTTGCCATATGTAGATATCTGTTTTGCTGGAGTTTTAGATGCTAAAAACATTATGAAACTGGGAGATCATTTAGATTTAACAGAGTATTATAGAGAAATCACAAAAAACTTCCCTAACATTAAGTTTTTGCTTTCGACAAAGCGTGAGACTCACTCGGTTAATGAGAACTCTTTAACTGGTTTCGTTTTTAAAGATGGTGAGCTTGTAAGCTCACCTAGATATACCTTCCAAATCGTTGACAGAGTTGGTGGAGGAGATGCCTTCGCTGCTGGTGCACTATTTGGAATCTACAACAACCTATCACCTAAGGAGATTGTAGATTTTGCAACTGCTGCTTCTGTATATAAGCATACTGTAAGAGGAGATGCAAACCTAGTTTCAAAAGATGAGATTTATAACATCATCAACAATGGTATTTCAACTGTTTCTAGATAA
- the hcp gene encoding hydroxylamine reductase, producing MEKIPMFCFQCQETAGNKGCSVVGVCGKQPTTSNLQDLLIYIAKGISILRENIALELRLEDKKFNSELDYYITNALFITITNANFDDNMIAEEILKGLKLRDRLENFVKENSITIKRLANHDAMTFRVETLADMNKKALSIGVLSTENEDIRSLREVITYGLKGMAAYYEHSVNLGYENSEIVMFIEKALVSTLDNSLELGDLVGLTLETGKFGVDVMALLDSANTGKFGNPEITEVNIGVRNNPGILISGHDLNDIVQLLEQTEGTGVDVYTHSEMLPAHYYPELKKYKHLAGNYGNAWWKQKEEFETFNGPIIFTTNCIVPPKAGASYEGKVFTTNATGFPGWKRVAEKDGKKDFSEVIELAKTCASPTEIETGKIVGGFAHNQVLQLADKVIDAVKSGAIRRFYVMAGCDGRMKSRDYYTEFAANLPKDTVILTAGCAKYKYNKLDLGDIGGIPRVLDAGQCNDSYSLAVIALKLKAVFGLEDINELPIAYNIAWYEQKAVIVLLALLHLGVKNINLGPTIPAFLSGNVLQVLIDNFNIGTISSVEEDLKRF from the coding sequence ATGGAAAAAATACCAATGTTTTGTTTTCAATGTCAAGAAACAGCAGGAAATAAAGGCTGCTCAGTAGTAGGAGTTTGTGGAAAACAACCAACAACATCAAACCTTCAAGATTTATTAATATATATAGCAAAAGGAATCTCAATATTGAGAGAAAATATAGCTTTAGAACTAAGATTAGAGGATAAAAAATTCAATTCAGAGTTAGATTACTATATAACAAATGCACTATTCATAACTATCACAAACGCAAACTTTGATGATAATATGATAGCGGAAGAGATCTTAAAAGGATTAAAGTTAAGAGATAGATTAGAAAACTTTGTAAAAGAGAACTCAATAACTATAAAAAGATTAGCTAATCATGATGCAATGACATTTAGAGTTGAAACTTTAGCTGATATGAATAAAAAAGCTTTAAGTATAGGAGTTTTAAGTACAGAGAATGAAGATATAAGATCATTAAGAGAAGTTATTACTTATGGATTAAAAGGAATGGCAGCTTATTATGAGCACTCTGTAAACTTAGGATATGAAAACTCAGAGATTGTGATGTTTATAGAAAAAGCTTTAGTATCAACATTGGATAATAGCTTAGAGTTAGGAGATTTAGTTGGACTTACATTAGAAACTGGAAAGTTTGGAGTAGATGTAATGGCTTTACTAGATTCAGCTAATACAGGAAAGTTTGGAAATCCAGAAATCACAGAGGTAAATATAGGAGTTAGAAACAATCCAGGAATTTTAATATCAGGACATGATTTAAATGATATCGTTCAATTGCTAGAGCAAACAGAGGGAACAGGAGTGGATGTATATACTCACTCTGAGATGTTACCAGCTCACTACTATCCAGAGCTAAAAAAGTATAAACATTTAGCTGGAAATTATGGAAACGCTTGGTGGAAACAAAAAGAAGAGTTTGAGACATTCAACGGTCCAATTATCTTCACAACAAACTGTATTGTTCCTCCAAAAGCTGGAGCTTCTTATGAAGGAAAAGTATTCACAACAAATGCAACTGGATTCCCAGGATGGAAAAGAGTAGCTGAAAAAGATGGAAAGAAAGATTTTAGTGAAGTTATAGAGCTTGCAAAAACTTGTGCCTCTCCAACAGAGATTGAAACAGGAAAGATAGTTGGAGGATTTGCTCACAACCAAGTGCTTCAATTGGCTGATAAAGTTATCGATGCAGTAAAATCTGGAGCAATCAGAAGATTCTATGTAATGGCTGGATGTGATGGAAGAATGAAATCTAGAGATTACTACACAGAGTTTGCTGCAAACCTACCAAAAGATACAGTTATATTAACAGCTGGATGTGCAAAATATAAATATAATAAATTAGATTTAGGAGATATCGGAGGGATTCCAAGAGTTTTAGATGCGGGACAATGTAACGATTCATACTCGTTAGCAGTTATAGCTCTGAAATTAAAAGCGGTATTTGGATTAGAGGATATCAACGAGTTACCAATAGCTTATAATATAGCTTGGTACGAGCAAAAAGCAGTAATCGTTTTACTTGCATTATTACATTTAGGAGTTAAAAATATAAACTTAGGACCAACAATTCCAGCATTTTTATCAGGAAATGTTTTACAAGTTTTAATAGATAACTTCAACATTGGAACTATAAGCAGTGTAGAAGAGGATTTAAAAAGATTCTAA
- a CDS encoding membrane lipoprotein lipid attachment site-containing protein encodes MKKFTFLIVFLLLVMGCSNNTNYKVSDFFVAGDFEYKGGFEGAGFKTSSKYINHNGHRFIVENITDTATTVQKIYLITKDSIDLVFTGEDTTADLATLNLNTRETVLKLPFKIGNNWTSAGNRYEIIDFIDAESGQEITVEKTYSNGNVERIIYQKGFGKISRVLILGS; translated from the coding sequence ATGAAGAAATTTACATTTTTAATCGTTTTTCTACTTTTAGTTATGGGATGTAGCAATAATACTAACTATAAAGTTTCTGATTTTTTTGTTGCTGGAGACTTTGAATACAAAGGTGGATTTGAAGGTGCTGGATTTAAAACTTCTAGCAAATATATAAATCATAATGGACATAGGTTTATTGTTGAAAATATAACCGATACTGCAACTACAGTTCAAAAAATATATCTAATTACAAAAGATTCAATTGATTTAGTTTTTACTGGGGAAGATACCACTGCTGATTTAGCTACTCTTAATCTTAATACTAGAGAGACTGTTTTAAAGCTTCCATTTAAGATTGGAAACAATTGGACTTCTGCTGGAAATAGGTATGAAATTATTGATTTTATCGATGCTGAATCTGGTCAAGAGATAACAGTTGAAAAAACATATAGCAATGGAAACGTCGAAAGAATAATATACCAAAAAGGATTTGGCAAAATATCTAGAGTTTTAATTTTAGGGAGTTAG
- a CDS encoding IclR family transcriptional regulator: MKKLVPAMEKIDKIFNYLYLKERASQAEISRDLSIPKATTNRLLYTLVSIGYVSQSGKEYTLGNKFDYFSNKNENYNLIKNVSYPYLEELSLKFKETFKVSVFDKNKIRVIASVESNDYYKITVPENAIFPLHAGAASKILICQLTEKKLSSLLPEVLPKYTENTITNRDVLKKELFKVNIKKIAFDNMEHSNTISAVATPIYDQNNKIIAAVSCPFFSSSSNEPHINEIIKAMKEVCNKISEVLQKMSY; encoded by the coding sequence ATGAAAAAACTTGTACCTGCTATGGAAAAAATAGATAAAATTTTTAATTATCTATATCTAAAAGAGAGAGCTTCACAAGCTGAAATCTCTAGGGATCTATCTATCCCTAAAGCTACTACAAATAGACTTCTTTATACTTTAGTGTCTATTGGGTATGTCAGTCAAAGTGGAAAAGAGTATACTCTTGGAAATAAATTTGATTATTTTTCTAATAAAAATGAAAACTATAATCTTATTAAAAATGTTTCTTATCCATATTTAGAGGAGCTTTCTTTAAAATTTAAAGAGACATTTAAAGTAAGTGTATTTGATAAAAATAAAATTAGAGTAATTGCTTCTGTTGAAAGTAATGATTATTATAAAATTACTGTTCCTGAAAATGCAATTTTTCCACTTCATGCTGGAGCTGCTAGTAAAATTTTAATCTGTCAATTAACAGAAAAAAAATTAAGCTCTCTTCTTCCTGAAGTTTTACCAAAATATACTGAAAATACTATTACAAATAGAGATGTATTGAAAAAAGAGCTTTTTAAAGTGAATATTAAAAAAATTGCTTTTGACAATATGGAACATTCAAATACAATCAGTGCTGTCGCTACTCCTATATATGATCAAAATAATAAAATCATTGCTGCTGTTAGTTGTCCTTTTTTTAGTAGCAGTTCAAATGAACCACATATAAATGAAATTATTAAAGCTATGAAAGAAGTTTGTAACAAAATTAGTGAGGTTTTACAAAAAATGTCTTATTAA
- a CDS encoding DNA starvation/stationary phase protection protein, which translates to MDNMNLVFQMNKFVGDLHVFKAKVHNFHWNLVGEHFFVIHPMLDGIMSEIDEQIDSVAERLLMAGHRPHASLAIYLKHTVLSEIESKPYCAKEAVNLMLADFKVLLAEINIIMKLAEKEDNQATLSLMTDIAALYQKHIWMFGAWLA; encoded by the coding sequence ATGGATAATATGAATTTAGTATTTCAAATGAACAAATTTGTTGGAGATTTACATGTTTTCAAAGCGAAAGTTCACAACTTCCACTGGAATTTGGTTGGAGAGCACTTTTTCGTTATCCATCCTATGCTTGATGGAATAATGTCAGAGATTGATGAACAAATAGATTCAGTTGCAGAAAGACTGCTTATGGCTGGACATAGACCACATGCGTCTCTTGCTATTTATTTAAAACATACAGTTCTTTCTGAGATTGAAAGTAAACCTTATTGTGCTAAAGAAGCTGTTAATCTTATGCTTGCAGATTTTAAAGTTCTTTTAGCTGAAATTAATATTATAATGAAATTAGCTGAAAAAGAGGATAATCAAGCCACTCTTTCTCTTATGACTGATATAGCTGCTCTTTACCAAAAACATATTTGGATGTTTGGAGCTTGGCTTGCATAA
- a CDS encoding PTS lactose/cellobiose transporter subunit IIA has translation MVDFTEDELEEIIFSIVAYAGEAKGCAHQALAFAEEGKFEEAEECMKECDAAVLKAHHVQTDMIQKEAGGQKIPLSIVFVHAQDHLMTALSERELIKKMIKLNKRLFALENK, from the coding sequence ATGGTAGATTTTACAGAAGATGAATTAGAAGAGATTATATTTTCAATAGTTGCATATGCAGGGGAAGCTAAAGGGTGTGCTCACCAAGCCCTAGCATTTGCTGAAGAGGGGAAGTTTGAAGAAGCTGAAGAGTGTATGAAAGAGTGTGATGCAGCAGTATTAAAAGCTCATCATGTTCAAACAGATATGATTCAAAAAGAAGCGGGAGGACAAAAGATTCCTTTATCAATCGTTTTTGTTCATGCACAAGATCATTTAATGACAGCTCTTTCTGAAAGAGAATTAATTAAGAAAATGATAAAATTAAACAAAAGATTATTTGCATTAGAGAATAAATAA
- a CDS encoding DUF871 domain-containing protein, which translates to MKQLGISIYPFHATLEENKNYIELAAKYGYKRVFTCLLSVDGDKEVILKEFKETIAHANSFGMEVMVDVAPSIFSKLNISYDDLSFFKEIGACGVRLDLGFSGNEESVMTFNEHGLLVEINMSQDTNYVNTIMDYMPNSEKLVGCHNFYPHRYTGLSREHFRSCNKRFKGFSLTTAAFVTSQTGTFGPWPVNDGLCTLEEHRDLPIEVQGRELFNEGIDVVIISNCFPTEEELKRLADINKEMLEFECEVYDGVGSVEKDIIEKELHYHRGDIGEYVVRSTQSRVKYKGTHFELFNAVDIKKGDVLIESSLYGQYAGELHIARKDMKNSGKTSVVGKLDENYIGLLDSVKPWQKFKIKIKK; encoded by the coding sequence ATGAAACAATTAGGAATTTCAATATATCCATTTCACGCTACTTTAGAAGAGAACAAAAACTATATAGAGTTAGCAGCAAAGTATGGATATAAAAGAGTTTTCACTTGCTTATTATCAGTAGATGGAGATAAAGAGGTTATACTAAAAGAGTTTAAAGAAACAATAGCACATGCAAATAGCTTTGGAATGGAAGTTATGGTTGATGTTGCTCCATCAATATTTAGTAAGTTAAATATTAGTTATGATGATCTATCTTTCTTTAAAGAGATTGGGGCTTGTGGAGTTAGATTAGACTTAGGATTCTCTGGAAACGAAGAGAGTGTTATGACGTTCAATGAGCATGGTTTATTAGTAGAGATAAATATGAGCCAAGATACAAACTACGTTAATACAATAATGGATTATATGCCAAACAGTGAAAAATTAGTAGGATGTCACAACTTCTACCCTCATAGATATACAGGACTTTCAAGAGAGCACTTTAGAAGTTGTAATAAGAGATTTAAAGGATTTTCTTTAACAACAGCAGCATTTGTAACTTCTCAAACAGGAACATTTGGACCATGGCCAGTAAATGATGGACTTTGTACTTTAGAAGAGCATAGAGATTTACCAATTGAGGTTCAAGGAAGAGAGTTATTCAACGAGGGAATAGATGTAGTAATAATCTCTAATTGCTTCCCAACAGAAGAGGAGTTAAAAAGACTTGCAGATATAAATAAAGAGATGTTAGAGTTTGAATGTGAAGTTTATGATGGTGTTGGATCAGTTGAAAAGGATATTATAGAAAAAGAGTTACATTATCATAGAGGGGATATTGGAGAGTATGTTGTAAGATCAACTCAATCAAGAGTAAAGTATAAAGGAACTCACTTTGAACTGTTCAATGCAGTAGATATTAAAAAAGGAGATGTTTTAATAGAGTCATCACTTTATGGTCAATATGCAGGAGAGTTACATATTGCAAGAAAAGATATGAAAAACTCAGGAAAGACAAGTGTAGTAGGGAAATTAGATGAGAACTATATTGGATTATTAGATAGCGTAAAACCTTGGCAAAAATTCAAAATTAAAATAAAAAAATAA
- a CDS encoding replication initiation protein: MKKMAFDFSKNDLFIDTDKKLNKRERDFLEIVRERYKGKNEKYIIFTEKELRNLVGERGNIQEFLDKFFKRRIYLKLIEKEEEIFFSSFPIFDFYLKNREEYRLFVSRSLKSLKESGIFDDIDLLLILLFKDKKSFQLYLAMIKNRNQGGFLISRDNLKELLGVGQENYERFYDFEKTILKPALDDINQLTKYNIEYTKIKNSDGFTSKIMEIEFSFDHKLSSILAEEIDRLLLPLRDRVDSISKISKVIEEALLKEGVDFVRNNLYHLDKGISGSLDDAICLALKETPNIEYTEKYILISKTSDIFLNRFIFESRLYKELLKCKFYYNYNFLKVLRGMKVGESLEYKDERHKINILYLDKGRESTIEIYKIAEDPTGEKK, encoded by the coding sequence ATGAAGAAAATGGCTTTTGATTTTTCTAAAAATGATCTTTTTATAGATACCGACAAAAAATTGAATAAAAGAGAAAGAGATTTTTTAGAAATAGTTAGAGAGAGGTACAAAGGTAAAAATGAAAAATACATAATTTTTACAGAAAAAGAGTTAAGAAATTTAGTTGGTGAAAGAGGAAATATCCAAGAATTTTTGGATAAGTTTTTCAAAAGAAGAATTTATTTAAAATTGATAGAAAAAGAAGAGGAGATATTTTTTTCTTCATTTCCAATTTTTGATTTTTATTTGAAGAATAGAGAGGAGTATAGGTTATTTGTTTCAAGATCTTTAAAATCTCTAAAAGAGAGTGGAATATTTGATGATATAGATTTACTTCTAATCTTACTATTTAAAGATAAGAAAAGTTTCCAACTATATTTAGCGATGATAAAAAATAGAAATCAAGGTGGATTCTTAATAAGTAGAGATAACTTAAAAGAACTTTTAGGTGTTGGACAAGAAAACTATGAACGTTTTTATGATTTTGAAAAGACAATACTAAAACCTGCTTTAGATGACATAAACCAACTTACAAAATATAATATAGAATATACAAAGATAAAAAATAGTGATGGATTTACAAGTAAAATAATGGAGATAGAATTTTCATTTGATCATAAGCTTTCATCTATATTAGCAGAGGAGATAGACAGACTCTTATTACCTCTAAGGGATAGAGTGGATTCTATTTCGAAAATTAGTAAGGTAATAGAGGAAGCACTATTAAAAGAGGGGGTCGATTTTGTTAGAAATAACTTATATCATCTAGATAAAGGGATTTCAGGATCTTTAGATGATGCAATCTGTTTAGCATTAAAAGAAACACCGAACATAGAGTATACAGAAAAATATATTTTAATTAGTAAAACATCAGATATATTTTTAAATAGATTTATATTTGAATCAAGATTGTATAAGGAACTTTTAAAATGTAAATTCTATTATAACTACAACTTCTTAAAAGTTTTAAGAGGGATGAAGGTTGGAGAAAGTTTAGAGTATAAAGATGAAAGACATAAAATTAATATTTTGTATTTAGATAAAGGTAGAGAAAGTACAATTGAGATATATAAAATAGCTGAAGATCCTACTGGAGAAAAAAAATAA